The DNA region attatttttgtgcttattttattattgttagtatttCTATGGCGCTGTCAATAAAAGTACTAACATTCAAAACAGACGTGTTTACTAAGATTGatcttaaatgtacatttttcatttaagctTTGTGGGAATTTTGTTGAACGTATAATTTCAACAAATGACAGAGTATATTCTAAATTCTTAAACCATTAATAATCTTAATATgcatattgttgttgttattatttcagtgacaagagacataaaaaaaagattaagatttATCTTAAATAATAGGCTACTTCATTTAAGCAACCCTTAAGCACTTCCCTGTGTCAAACAGGTAAAATTAGTCTGTTTGTGGGAATTTCTATGAATGTATGATAAGAACAAATCACACAGTAATGACAGGCctattctaaattctaaaaccgttaataattatattattgtgcatataaaaaaaattacatccaaAAAGCAAATGTGTTACTAAGATTTATCATAAACACAAAATTCCTTAATTAAATCAACACTTAATTATTTCCCCGTGGGAAACAGGTGGTTTTGTTGAACATACAATTAGACAAAAATGATACATTCATGatattctaaattctaaaaccATTAATAATTTCATTAGTGTACATATTcttcgttttctttttattattgtagGTGTGACTGTTATGTAGGCCTGTACTATAGTGACATGCATATACCAGATAATACTCTGTTCTGAGTATATTTACTATTTGCtcatataaaaatattcagtcatatacattaattttatttatttattttaatgtgtgaatggtaatagcatttaatattttatttttgaaaattataatataaattttgtttatttggccatttatttttcttctttttttttttttagaaaaattgcAAACAATAATTGGCCGGCCCTTGGGGTCGCTATCTCCCTCTGGAAGACCACTGTGTTAGCGTATAAAAACAACTCTTCTAATACTTAATGCAGAGAACCTTAAGTCGTCCTCCTCGGGGGAGAACGTCTCtgaacaaaaatgagaaacacTTTTGTTTAAAAAGATGCACTTTATTACTTGAGATTCAATTTATCTGTTGTTCTCAAGTATGTGTAAATCAACTCTGTGTCTTTCAGAACGATATGTGACCTCTTCCTCAGAAGATCATTGCCTTCTTTTTGTCTTATGTCTGTTGAGAAGTATTTCATATGCATCCTGTATCTGAATGAACATCTTTTGTGCCTCTGCTTGCTGCTTGGGGTTGTGATCTGGATGCCACAATTTAGCCAGTTCCCTATAGCTGCGAGTGACCTCCTCCAGAGAAGCTTCTTCTGATAATGATAGTATCTGATTGTAAGAAAATAATATGATGACAAATATGTTATTTACCTTCTGATTATATGTAAACACACTGcaaagtgaaaataataaatgttatataccCAGCTGACAACTCAAAACTATAGCCTACTGAGCTCACCTTCAGTGCATCCATTTCTTTTTTACTGTACTCATTAAGAATTATTTCTAGCACCTTCCTCCAGCTTTCTTCGTAGAAACCCCCCCCTGTCAGGACACATAGCAGACGGTATGGCAACAGCAGAAAATACTCCAAGAGTCCTTTGAGCCATGGAATAAACCAGAAGAAATCAAGCAGGGCCGCTATGCAGTCCGATATGTAGTATAATGTGGCAGTGGTGTTGTGGAAAACACAGTATCCCAGTGGAGCAGAGAAAGCCAGCACACCTAAACTCAGACGATACAAACGAGGCCCTGGGAAGATGAACACAAATTGGGTTCATTAAACAGTCTTGTACATGATGTAACCCACACATCAGACTTTACCtagctaacaaaaatatattctaagaatTCCAAatatgttatgaaaacattcaaacTCTTAGCTGTGTAGATTCTTAGAAAGTCGTGTTAATGTTCACATTAggtccagttttttaaatgttttaaaaacatttttttttcttggttatgtaaatgttaaaggaaaagttcacacaaaaatgaaaactttgtcataatttactcaccgtcatgtcgtttcaaacctgtataagtttattTCTTATGTTGtagttggtccccattgacttccagaaatactgtggaagtcactggggaccagcatcaactgtttgattacagcattcttcaaaatatcttcttttatgttcagcataagaaagaaactcatacaggtttagaatgacatgagggtgagtaaataatgacaatttttttagttttttttgtttttttatgtttattttta from Cyprinus carpio isolate SPL01 chromosome B23, ASM1834038v1, whole genome shotgun sequence includes:
- the dnajc22 gene encoding dnaJ homolog subfamily C member 22 isoform X2 codes for the protein MAKKIMITYALWAMGGPLGLHHIYLGRDSHALLWILTFGGFGIGWAREFFRIPSYVSEANHAADRAPVRRPQATPPPPPTSDLQKTLITCIITSSIFYGSNLSPLPISIAGSVTAAQHNTFKPLRPEPLGPRLYRLSLGVLAFSAPLGYCVFHNTTATLYYISDCIAALLDFFWFIPWLKGLLEYFLLLPYRLLCVLTGGGFYEESWRKVLEIILNEYSKKEMDALKILSLSEEASLEEVTRSYRELAKLWHPDHNPKQQAEAQKMFIQIQDAYEILLNRHKTKRRQ